From the Methanobrevibacter sp. genome, the window TAGGAGTACGTGCTTTTTTAGCTCCTTTTATACTACCTCTACCTTTTCTTTTACCTTTTGCTTTTTGTTCTTTAATTTTTTTAGATCTGTAGCTACTATTACCTTTTTCAGGTTTTGCTTTAATAGCTCCATCATTTATTAACTGCTTTACTCCTTCTCTAGTAATCGCCATAGATACTTCTTCTAATCTTTCTGGATCAATCCATACACGATTAAGCCCTACTTTGAGTATACTAGCAGCTAATCTTTTTTGAGTTGTAAGATTCATGTATATAATCCTCCATTTAGATAAAATCTAAATTCCCATTTAATTTAAATAGTTAAATCAATTCAAATAAAAGCCCCGGAATTGATTCAACTTATAAATATGATTTATTTGTTTAATACTTTAATTCCGAGCTCAGATGCTTTTTCTAACATCATAGCTTTTTTCCTTTTACCGATAGAAGCGCTTATTCTTGCAGCATCAGTTGCTGGGTCTAAGTCTTCTAACTCTTGCATATTGTGAACAAGAACGTCATTATACCCTGAAGGGTGTAAGTCCCTTATAGCTCTAGGGGTTCTGTAACCAATAGCTGGCATGTCAGGTTTACCTGCTTCATATCTTCTCATTTTACTGGTTTTACCTCTAGGGCGTCTCCATTTGATTCCAAGTTTTTTATAACGAGCATATTCTTGTCTTTTAAATCTTTTATTAGCCATTTAAATCACCAAATTTACTCCTTGCTAGTTAAATATATTCCGTCTTGGAATACTCTAGGATCTCTTCCTTTAATTTTAGTTGCTTGTTCTAAGTTAGCCATAGTTTGACCAACATGTTCTT encodes:
- a CDS encoding 50S ribosomal protein L32e gives rise to the protein MANKRFKRQEYARYKKLGIKWRRPRGKTSKMRRYEAGKPDMPAIGYRTPRAIRDLHPSGYNDVLVHNMQELEDLDPATDAARISASIGKRKKAMMLEKASELGIKVLNK
- a CDS encoding 50S ribosomal protein L19e produces the protein MNLTTQKRLAASILKVGLNRVWIDPERLEEVSMAITREGVKQLINDGAIKAKPEKGNSSYRSKKIKEQKAKGKRKGRGSIKGAKKARTPKKKAWMTTIRALRKDLKEMREDEVIDATTYRKLYKMAKGGAFRSKSYMRNYARDHDLIKGDE